A stretch of the uncultured Campylobacter sp. genome encodes the following:
- the mrdA gene encoding penicillin-binding protein 2 has protein sequence MRMRIVFGIIFSVWVLLLVRVYYLSVKSNDFYEEIAEQNAVKTQYLAPVRGLILDAKGRPMAVNRLGFSVALKPHLSGKRAEILDAELANLQNLFEDLNVTKLKREYVKADSPYNQDFIQIIDFMDYDKMIPRIAELSLRENLEVKPASKRHYPYNSLASHIIGYVGRANQQDVESDPVAKLTNHTGRSGTERFYNSVLQGQEGVRKVKVNALNQEVEEISVSYPQSSDISLTIDLEMQKYIEEIFGDNAGVIIVMDVRDGSILAAGSFPEYDLNPFVTGLSQAKWDELVKSIDHPFTNKLVNGLYPPGSVIKMGVAMAFLDTGKMSRSDGYFCSGSFELGGRNFRCWNVYGHGFMDMNSAIRESCDDYFYKGSLKVGIDAITPVLERLGFGQKSGVDLPNEFVGIVPGREWKMQKYAQPWYQGETLITSIGQGNFLVTPMQVVRYTGILATGKNIVPHFLRSVNGEEVKFEPTDDILTPFEKKQLPYVQKAMYEVVNHKKGTAHKYFKEAKLTLAAKTGTAQVVGISQAEKKRMKEEDMEYLRRSHAWVTTYGPYEEPRYAVTVIIEHGGHGGLAAGPLTAKIFNKLLEMGYIDQKYEITSLADTEAAAAEKKKKN, from the coding sequence ATGAGGATGCGCATAGTGTTTGGCATCATATTTAGCGTCTGGGTACTTTTGCTGGTGCGCGTTTATTATCTTAGCGTCAAATCAAACGACTTTTACGAGGAGATCGCTGAGCAAAATGCGGTAAAAACGCAGTACCTAGCTCCCGTCAGGGGGCTGATTTTAGACGCCAAAGGCCGTCCGATGGCGGTAAATCGCCTCGGTTTTTCCGTCGCGCTAAAGCCGCATCTAAGCGGCAAGAGAGCGGAAATTTTAGACGCCGAGCTTGCAAATTTGCAAAATTTATTCGAGGACTTAAACGTCACGAAGCTAAAGCGCGAATACGTCAAGGCCGACTCGCCTTATAACCAAGATTTCATTCAGATTATCGATTTTATGGACTACGATAAGATGATACCGCGCATAGCCGAGCTCTCGCTGCGAGAAAATTTAGAGGTTAAGCCGGCATCAAAGCGCCACTATCCCTACAATAGCCTAGCTTCGCATATCATCGGTTACGTCGGTCGCGCAAACCAGCAAGACGTCGAGTCCGACCCTGTCGCAAAGCTAACCAATCACACGGGTAGAAGCGGCACGGAGCGCTTTTATAACTCTGTCTTGCAGGGGCAAGAGGGCGTACGAAAGGTAAAAGTAAATGCGCTAAACCAGGAGGTCGAGGAGATATCCGTAAGTTACCCGCAAAGCTCGGACATCTCGCTCACGATCGACCTTGAGATGCAAAAATACATAGAAGAAATTTTCGGCGATAACGCGGGCGTCATCATCGTGATGGATGTTAGAGACGGCTCGATACTGGCTGCGGGCAGCTTCCCCGAGTATGATTTAAATCCGTTTGTTACGGGGTTATCGCAGGCTAAATGGGACGAGCTCGTTAAAAGTATCGATCATCCGTTTACGAACAAGCTCGTAAACGGTCTTTATCCGCCGGGCTCGGTTATCAAAATGGGCGTGGCGATGGCGTTTTTAGATACCGGTAAGATGAGTCGCTCCGATGGGTATTTTTGCTCGGGTTCGTTTGAGCTTGGAGGGCGAAATTTCCGTTGCTGGAACGTCTACGGACACGGTTTTATGGATATGAACTCGGCCATCCGCGAGAGCTGCGACGATTATTTTTATAAAGGCAGCTTAAAGGTCGGCATCGACGCTATAACCCCGGTTTTAGAGCGGCTGGGTTTTGGGCAAAAAAGCGGGGTAGATCTGCCTAACGAATTTGTCGGTATCGTGCCTGGACGCGAGTGGAAGATGCAAAAATACGCTCAGCCGTGGTATCAGGGCGAGACGCTGATTACCTCGATCGGACAGGGCAACTTCCTCGTGACGCCAATGCAGGTGGTGCGCTATACGGGTATCCTGGCGACGGGGAAAAACATCGTTCCGCATTTTTTACGTAGCGTAAACGGCGAGGAAGTTAAATTTGAGCCTACCGATGACATTTTAACGCCGTTTGAGAAAAAGCAACTCCCGTATGTCCAAAAGGCGATGTATGAGGTCGTAAATCATAAAAAAGGTACCGCGCATAAGTATTTTAAAGAGGCAAAACTCACGCTAGCGGCAAAAACGGGTACCGCGCAGGTCGTGGGCATCTCGCAGGCCGAAAAAAAGCGTATGAAAGAAGAGGACATGGAGTATCTGCGCCGCTCGCACGCGTGGGTCACGACTTATGGGCCGTACGAGGAGCCTAGATATGCCGTTACCGTTATCATCGAGCACGGCGGACACGGCGGTTTGGCTGCCGGACCTCTCACGGCTAAAATTTTTAATAAGCTACTAGAAATGGGCTATATCGATCAAAAATACGAAATTACCTCGCTAGCAGATACCGAGGCTGCGGCTGCAGAAAAAAAGAAGAAAAATTAA
- a CDS encoding Crp/Fnr family transcriptional regulator — MLEQIPFFQELNEAELKRLEDISILKKYKKGEFLFMEGEESKWLHLLIKGSLKLYKIGPKGKEIFMHQFNGISFVAELANFENIKFPATAIFLTGGEVLKIDYDKFYAEFLSNPRVSLQIIKSLSQKLKIASELIHQELVLNSEAKVASFLVNHADLFNELKHIKIASILNITPETFSRILAKFKTQNLIELDANNKIVNIATSELSEMFEG; from the coding sequence ATGCTAGAGCAAATCCCGTTTTTTCAGGAGCTAAACGAGGCCGAGCTAAAAAGGCTGGAAGATATCAGCATCCTAAAAAAGTATAAAAAGGGCGAGTTTTTATTTATGGAGGGCGAGGAGTCAAAGTGGCTCCACCTCCTCATAAAAGGCTCTCTCAAGCTCTATAAAATCGGCCCTAAAGGCAAAGAGATTTTTATGCATCAGTTTAACGGGATTAGCTTCGTAGCCGAGCTTGCCAACTTTGAAAATATAAAATTCCCGGCGACGGCGATATTTTTAACAGGCGGCGAGGTGCTAAAAATCGACTACGATAAATTTTACGCCGAGTTTTTATCAAATCCGCGCGTATCGCTACAAATCATCAAATCGCTCTCGCAAAAACTAAAAATCGCAAGCGAGCTGATACACCAAGAACTCGTGCTAAACTCCGAGGCCAAGGTCGCGAGCTTTCTCGTTAATCACGCCGATCTTTTTAACGAGCTAAAACACATCAAAATAGCCTCCATCCTAAACATCACCCCAGAGACGTTTTCAAGGATTTTGGCGAAATTTAAAACTCAAAATTTGATCGAACTAGACGCAAACAATAAAATCGTAAATATCGCCACAAGCGAACTTTCGGAGATGTTTGAAGGTTGA
- the mscL gene encoding large-conductance mechanosensitive channel protein MscL: protein MSFIKEFKEFAMRGNVIDMAVGVVIGGAFGKIVSSLVGDVIMPIVGVLTGGVNFTDLKFTLKDAVGDTAAVTVNYGSFIQTMVDFTIIAFCIFCVVKAINSLKKPKAEEPKAQEPVPVPEDIALLTEIRDLLKNK, encoded by the coding sequence ATGAGTTTCATCAAGGAATTTAAAGAATTCGCAATGCGCGGCAATGTCATCGACATGGCCGTGGGCGTCGTGATCGGAGGGGCTTTCGGTAAGATCGTTAGCTCGCTAGTAGGCGACGTAATCATGCCTATCGTGGGCGTACTAACTGGCGGCGTAAATTTTACGGATTTAAAATTTACGCTAAAAGACGCGGTCGGTGATACGGCTGCCGTAACCGTAAACTACGGCTCGTTTATACAAACGATGGTCGATTTTACGATTATCGCGTTTTGTATCTTCTGCGTAGTTAAGGCTATAAATTCGCTCAAAAAACCAAAAGCGGAGGAGCCAAAAGCCCAGGAGCCTGTGCCGGTGCCTGAGGATATAGCGCTTCTAACCGAGATCAGAGATCTTTTAAAAAATAAATAA